A single Sphingobium sp. EP60837 DNA region contains:
- the istB gene encoding IS21-like element ISSsp5 family helper ATPase IstB, whose translation MSDQAPEILLAHHLKALKLPTCLREHHKLARQCAAEGVDHIRFLARLVEMEMIDRERRMVERRIKAARFPAVKSLDSFDFAAIPRLNKMQVLEMARCEWIERRENAIALGPSGTGKTHVALGLGLAACQKGLSVGFTTAAALVSEMMEARDERRLLRFQKQMAGYKLLIIDELGFVPLSKTGAELLFELISQRYERGSTFITSNLPFDEWTETFGSERLTGALLDRLTHHVSILEMNGESYRLAHSRARKAKTRP comes from the coding sequence ATGAGCGATCAGGCCCCGGAGATCCTTCTCGCTCACCATCTCAAGGCGCTCAAGCTGCCTACGTGCCTGCGTGAGCATCACAAGCTCGCGCGGCAATGTGCCGCTGAAGGCGTCGATCATATCCGCTTCCTCGCCCGCCTCGTCGAGATGGAAATGATCGACAGGGAGCGTCGCATGGTCGAGCGGCGCATCAAGGCCGCGCGCTTCCCCGCCGTCAAAAGCCTCGACAGCTTCGACTTCGCCGCCATCCCCAGGCTCAACAAGATGCAGGTGCTCGAGATGGCGCGCTGCGAGTGGATCGAGCGGCGTGAGAACGCCATCGCTCTGGGGCCATCAGGCACCGGAAAGACGCACGTAGCGTTGGGGCTCGGACTGGCAGCATGCCAGAAAGGACTGTCGGTGGGCTTCACCACCGCGGCAGCGCTGGTCAGCGAAATGATGGAGGCCCGCGACGAGCGCCGTCTTCTGCGCTTCCAGAAGCAGATGGCCGGATACAAGCTGCTCATCATCGACGAACTGGGCTTTGTGCCGCTCTCCAAGACCGGCGCCGAACTGTTGTTCGAGCTGATCTCCCAGCGTTACGAACGCGGCTCCACCTTCATCACCAGCAACCTGCCCTTCGACGAATGGACCGAAACCTTCGGATCTGAGCGTCTCACAGGCGCGCTCCTCGATCGCCTGACCCATCACGTCAGCATCCTCGAGATGAACGGCGAAAGCTATCGCCTCGCGCACAGCCGGGCCCGCAAGGCCAAAACCAGACCCTGA
- the istA gene encoding IS21 family transposase: MELYLQVRLACADGMSQRAAAKRFNVSRETVRKMLSFSSPPGYRRQSVPQRPKLDGFVAIIDGWLEGDRSVPRKQRHTAKRVFDRLRTEHGFTGGYTIIKDYIREREQRSREMFVPLAHPAGDAQADFGEALVEIGGVEQKAYFFALDLPHSDACYVRAYPAAVAEAWVDGHVHAFAFFGAVPRSIVYDNDRCLVTKILPDGTRQRATLFSAFLSHYVIRDRYARPGKGNEKGNVEGLVGYCRRNFMVPIPKFPTWEAFNLWLEEQCRKRQQDKVRGQSETIGERLQRDLAAMQPLPATPFEACDQKGGRVSSQSLVRYRTNDYSVPVAWGHQEVWIRAYVDEVVIGCRSEVIARHPRCYAREEVVFDPLHYLPLIEQKINAFDQAAPLQGWDLPEAFTTLQRLMEGRMHKHGRREYVQVLRLLETFTLADLQAAVEQAIDLGAIGFDAVKHLVLCRIERVPPRLDLDVYPFLPRTTVEKTFARAYLSLLSDRQEAA; this comes from the coding sequence GTGGAACTTTATCTTCAGGTCCGTCTGGCTTGCGCGGATGGCATGAGCCAACGGGCGGCGGCGAAGCGTTTCAATGTGTCGCGCGAAACGGTACGCAAGATGCTGTCGTTTTCATCGCCGCCGGGTTACCGGCGCCAGTCCGTACCGCAGCGCCCGAAGCTGGACGGGTTTGTGGCGATCATTGATGGATGGCTTGAGGGTGACCGCAGTGTCCCGCGCAAGCAACGCCATACGGCGAAGCGGGTATTCGACCGTTTGCGCACCGAGCATGGTTTCACCGGCGGCTATACGATCATCAAGGATTACATCCGGGAGCGCGAACAGCGCAGCCGGGAGATGTTCGTGCCGCTGGCGCACCCTGCGGGAGATGCGCAGGCCGATTTCGGGGAAGCGCTGGTGGAGATCGGCGGGGTGGAGCAGAAGGCCTACTTCTTCGCGCTCGATCTGCCGCACAGTGATGCCTGCTATGTGCGGGCCTATCCGGCGGCGGTGGCGGAGGCCTGGGTGGACGGACACGTGCATGCCTTCGCGTTTTTCGGCGCGGTACCGCGCTCGATCGTCTATGACAACGATCGCTGCCTTGTGACGAAGATCCTGCCCGACGGCACGCGGCAGCGTGCCACGCTGTTCAGCGCTTTCCTGTCACATTACGTGATCCGCGACCGCTATGCTCGCCCGGGCAAGGGGAACGAGAAAGGCAATGTGGAGGGGCTGGTAGGCTATTGCCGGCGCAACTTCATGGTGCCGATCCCGAAGTTCCCGACCTGGGAGGCGTTCAACCTGTGGCTGGAGGAGCAATGCCGCAAGCGCCAGCAGGACAAGGTGCGCGGGCAGAGCGAGACGATCGGTGAGCGGCTGCAGCGCGATCTCGCGGCCATGCAGCCTCTGCCCGCTACACCCTTCGAGGCCTGCGATCAGAAAGGCGGGAGGGTCTCCTCGCAATCCCTGGTGCGCTACAGGACCAACGATTATTCGGTTCCGGTGGCCTGGGGCCATCAGGAGGTCTGGATCAGGGCCTATGTCGATGAGGTGGTGATCGGCTGCCGCAGCGAAGTCATCGCCCGTCATCCTCGTTGCTATGCCCGCGAGGAGGTTGTCTTCGACCCGCTCCATTATCTCCCGCTGATCGAGCAGAAGATCAACGCATTCGACCAGGCTGCGCCTTTGCAGGGCTGGGACCTGCCCGAAGCGTTCACGACACTGCAGCGGTTGATGGAAGGGCGCATGCACAAACATGGCAGGCGCGAATATGTGCAGGTACTGCGCCTGCTGGAAACGTTCACCCTCGCCGATCTCCAGGCGGCGGTCGAACAGGCCATCGATCTTGGCGCCATCGGCTTCGATGCCGTCAAGCACCTCGTCCTGTGCCGGATCGAACGCGTACCGCCCAGGCTGGACCTGGACGTCTATCCCTTCCTGCCACGCACCACGGTCGAGAAGACCTTTGCCAGAGCCTATCTGAGCCTGCTCTCCGACCGGCAGGAGGCCGCATGA
- a CDS encoding IS6 family transposase, whose product MNDFKGRHFTGEVILWAVRWYCRYGISYRDLEEMLSERGIDVDHTTIYRWVQRYAPEMEKRLRWFWRRGFDPSWRLDETYVKVRGKWTYLYRAVDKRGDTIDFYLSSTRSAKAAKRFLGKALRGLKDWEKPAKLNTDKAPSYGAAIAELKREGKLAAETEHRQVKYLNNVLEADHGKLKMLIKPVRGFKSMPTAYATIKGFEVMRALRKGQAQAWCLQPGIMGEVRLVERAFGIGPSALTETMIMLNKHFANAA is encoded by the coding sequence ATGAACGATTTCAAAGGACGGCATTTTACCGGCGAGGTCATCCTATGGGCGGTGCGCTGGTATTGTCGATACGGCATCAGCTACCGTGATCTCGAGGAAATGCTGTCCGAGCGTGGGATCGATGTCGATCATACGACGATCTATCGCTGGGTGCAGCGCTACGCGCCGGAGATGGAGAAGCGTCTCCGCTGGTTCTGGCGGCGCGGCTTTGATCCGAGCTGGCGTCTGGATGAGACCTACGTAAAGGTGCGGGGCAAATGGACCTACCTGTACCGGGCGGTCGACAAACGGGGCGACACGATTGATTTCTATCTGTCATCGACACGCAGCGCCAAAGCGGCGAAGCGCTTTCTGGGCAAAGCTCTTCGTGGCCTGAAGGACTGGGAAAAGCCGGCCAAACTCAATACCGACAAGGCACCCAGCTACGGCGCAGCAATCGCTGAGCTGAAACGCGAAGGCAAACTGGCGGCGGAAACCGAGCACCGGCAGGTGAAATATCTGAACAACGTGCTCGAGGCCGACCACGGCAAGCTGAAGATGCTGATCAAGCCGGTACGTGGCTTCAAGTCGATGCCAACGGCCTACGCCACGATCAAGGGCTTCGAGGTCATGCGCGCCCTACGCAAAGGACAGGCCCAGGCATGGTGCCTGCAGCCAGGTATCATGGGGGAGGTGCGCCTGGTTGAAAGAGCATTCGGAATTGGACCCTCGGCCCTGACCGAAACCATGATTATGCTCAATAAGCATTTCGCCAATGCTGCCTAA